Proteins from one Mycobacterium sp. HUMS_12744610 genomic window:
- a CDS encoding IS3 family transposase (programmed frameshift) gives MTSKKRRRHTPDQIIRKLAEGNKLLASGQELDEVCRHLEVAESTWHRWVAQYGGMKASDAKRLKELEAENARLKKMFANQALDIDMLKELFGGKLLTPNRKRSAVDMLRDRFGVSQRRACTVVGIHRSTMRLAPPPMSTEEAELRTWLRRFATDRPRWGWRRAAKMARRAGWQANNKRIRRLWREEGLRVPQRRKKKRLTGIGVVVGAMSPIRPNVIWAMDFQFDTTADGRALKLLNVIDEFTRQALAIEVDRRIDADGVVAVLDRLALTHGAPAYVRFDNGPEFVARAVNDWCRFNGAVSLFIDPGSPWQNAWVESFNGRLRDELLNAWRFDSLLEARVIIEDWRRDYNANRPHTAHGELTPTEFALQWTTTHQPQVA, from the exons ATGACATCGAAGAAGCGCCGGCGGCACACGCCGGATCAGATCATCCGCAAGCTCGCCGAGGGCAACAAGCTGCTGGCGTCGGGCCAGGAACTCGACGAGGTGTGCCGTCACCTGGAGGTCGCCGAGTCGACCTGGCATCGCTGGGTGGCCCAATACGGCGGCATGAAGGCCAGCGACGCCAAGCGGCTCAAGGAACTAGAGGCCGAGAATGCGCGGCTCAAGAAAATGTTCGCTAACCAGGCTCTTGACATCGACATGCTCAAGGAGCTGT TCGGCGGGAAACTTCTAACTCCGAACCGCAAGCGCAGCGCCGTGGATATGCTGCGCGACCGGTTCGGGGTGTCACAACGGCGCGCCTGCACGGTGGTAGGCATCCACCGATCCACGATGCGCCTGGCCCCACCGCCGATGAGCACCGAGGAAGCCGAGTTACGCACCTGGCTGCGCCGGTTTGCCACCGACCGGCCCCGCTGGGGGTGGCGGCGGGCCGCCAAGATGGCGCGCCGCGCTGGTTGGCAGGCCAACAACAAGCGCATCCGCCGCCTCTGGCGTGAGGAGGGCCTGCGGGTCCCGCAGCGCCGCAAGAAGAAGCGGTTGACCGGCATCGGTGTCGTCGTGGGGGCGATGTCACCGATCCGACCGAACGTGATCTGGGCGATGGACTTCCAATTCGATACCACCGCTGATGGCCGCGCCCTAAAGCTGCTCAACGTGATCGACGAGTTCACCCGCCAAGCTCTCGCCATTGAGGTTGATCGCCGCATCGACGCTGACGGCGTCGTTGCCGTCTTAGACCGTCTGGCCCTCACCCACGGCGCGCCAGCCTATGTGCGCTTTGACAACGGTCCGGAGTTCGTGGCCCGCGCCGTCAACGATTGGTGCCGATTCAACGGCGCCGTTTCACTATTCATCGATCCCGGCTCGCCATGGCAGAACGCCTGGGTCGAGTCGTTCAACGGCCGGCTCCGCGATGAATTGCTCAACGCCTGGCGCTTCGACTCGCTCCTGGAAGCCCGCGTGATCATCGAGGACTGGCGCCGTGACTACAACGCCAACCGACCCCACACCGCCCATGGCGAACTCACCCCCACCGAGTTCGCTCTACAGTGGACCACGACCCACCAACCCCAAGTCGCATAG
- a CDS encoding IS3 family transposase produces the protein MSVARFIADQRAKYRVPHTVTCFLLGVSMAWFYKWINRADDPDGLHTDTDRRRVALDAAVAAAFKAAKGLHGSPRLVDDLRDLGWQVSEKTVADSMRRQGLVARRIKRRNGLTKQDKTAPKFPDLVKRDFTAAAPNCKWVGDMTEIPTESGQKLYLATVIDLYSRRLLGAAMGLHPDAELACAAIKMAVAARGGRRVIWRDEESERVIFHTDRGSTYTAGAFTALCRKLGIRQSMGRVGSCFDNAAAEAFFSSLEWEVLSRNRFRDTIQAQAVVIDWCYTFYNHQRRHSAADGLSPVNYEIRESKTKPEAA, from the coding sequence GTGAGCGTGGCACGCTTCATCGCTGACCAGAGGGCCAAATACCGGGTGCCGCATACGGTTACGTGCTTTCTGTTGGGGGTCAGCATGGCGTGGTTCTACAAGTGGATCAACCGTGCCGACGATCCTGATGGGTTGCACACCGACACCGATCGGCGCCGCGTTGCACTCGATGCCGCGGTCGCTGCGGCGTTCAAGGCGGCCAAGGGACTACATGGTTCACCACGGCTGGTCGATGACCTGCGTGATCTTGGTTGGCAGGTGTCGGAGAAAACGGTGGCCGACTCGATGCGCCGCCAGGGTTTGGTGGCGCGCCGCATCAAGCGCCGCAATGGGCTTACCAAACAGGACAAGACGGCACCGAAGTTCCCCGACCTGGTCAAACGAGACTTCACCGCGGCCGCGCCGAACTGCAAATGGGTCGGTGACATGACCGAGATTCCGACCGAGTCCGGGCAGAAGCTGTATTTGGCGACCGTGATCGATCTGTATAGCCGCCGGCTGCTGGGCGCGGCCATGGGCTTACACCCAGATGCCGAGCTGGCGTGCGCGGCCATCAAAATGGCCGTGGCCGCCCGCGGTGGCCGCCGAGTGATCTGGCGCGACGAGGAGTCCGAGCGGGTCATATTCCACACCGATCGCGGCAGCACCTATACCGCGGGCGCGTTCACCGCACTGTGCCGGAAGTTGGGGATTCGGCAGTCGATGGGCCGGGTCGGATCGTGTTTCGACAATGCTGCCGCAGAGGCATTCTTCTCCTCACTCGAATGGGAAGTGTTGTCCCGCAATCGTTTCCGTGATACTATCCAAGCGCAGGCCGTGGTCATCGACTGGTGCTACACCTTCTACAACCACCAACGCCGGCACAGCGCCGCCGACGGGCTCTCACCCGTCAACTACGAGATCAGGGAATCCAAGACCAAGCCGGAAGCGGCATAG
- a CDS encoding MmpS family transport accessory protein: MLRNYPKRCGRGAPGRTDTVTVGQHDAHVKQTQGHYEALSRSNAEITISYLDETGQTRLYIGASPWSITVKTSDIGFAAGATAVSADGPLTCRIRVDGRLAD; this comes from the coding sequence ATCCTACGTAATTACCCAAAAAGATGTGGCCGTGGAGCACCCGGCCGAACCGACACAGTCACCGTTGGCCAACATGACGCTCACGTTAAGCAAACCCAAGGACATTACGAGGCACTCAGTCGGAGTAATGCCGAGATCACCATCTCATATCTCGATGAGACCGGACAGACGAGGCTCTATATCGGAGCGTCGCCGTGGAGCATTACGGTTAAGACCAGCGATATCGGCTTTGCTGCCGGAGCGACAGCCGTGTCAGCTGATGGGCCATTGACGTGCAGAATCAGGGTGGACGGACGTCTCGCTGATTAG
- a CDS encoding SRPBCC family protein, giving the protein MTTISASNTIELPPEVVFDYVSDFRWMPEWVFGLHTVEPVGEQSVGLGTKFTGSGKIGPIGMTGTGRIREWQPNRLFTVEVFTNNGIKASCTSTLTPIEPELTHVDITVGYSFPGGLTGKFIQRAIEPLLGSGIRSTVRTLRRRCLSASC; this is encoded by the coding sequence ATGACAACCATATCGGCATCTAACACCATAGAACTACCACCTGAGGTGGTCTTCGACTACGTTTCTGACTTCCGGTGGATGCCGGAGTGGGTGTTTGGCTTGCATACCGTTGAGCCGGTCGGGGAACAATCCGTGGGCCTGGGCACCAAATTTACTGGGAGCGGCAAGATCGGTCCCATTGGGATGACCGGAACAGGTCGGATCCGCGAGTGGCAACCTAACAGACTCTTCACCGTGGAGGTTTTCACAAACAACGGGATTAAAGCATCATGTACCTCCACTCTGACACCGATAGAGCCTGAACTGACACACGTCGACATAACAGTCGGCTACTCTTTTCCGGGAGGACTAACCGGCAAATTTATCCAACGCGCTATCGAGCCGCTACTTGGTTCGGGTATCCGCTCTACTGTACGGACTCTTCGCCGACGGTGCTTAAGTGCTTCCTGCTAA
- a CDS encoding transposase: protein MSEKRKKYDREFREGAVRIVRETGKSIAQVARDLGIHEGTLGNWVAQDREAREGRGELTRDDLAELKRLRAENAELRMERDVLKRSVVLWVKEATK, encoded by the coding sequence AGTTCCGTGAGGGGGCTGTTCGGATCGTGCGTGAGACGGGTAAGTCGATCGCCCAGGTCGCGCGGGACCTGGGGATCCACGAGGGCACTCTGGGAAATTGGGTTGCCCAGGATCGAGAGGCGCGTGAGGGTCGTGGGGAGCTGACCCGCGACGATCTCGCCGAGCTCAAGCGGTTGCGGGCCGAGAACGCCGAGCTGCGGATGGAGCGTGATGTCCTCAAGCGATCAGTGGTCCTGTGGGTGAAGGAGGCGACGAAGTGA